The Amycolatopsis jiangsuensis nucleotide sequence CCTCGCGAGGAGGCTGTACGTGCACGTGGTGATCATGGGATGCGGCCGCGTGGGCGCGTCCCTGGCCGCGGCGCTGGAGCGGCTCGGCCACGAGGTGGCCGTCATCGACAAGAGCCAGCAGGCGTTCCGCAGGCTGGGCAGCGACTTCCACGGCCAGCAGGTGGTCGGCGTCGGCTTCGACCGCCAGGTGCTCGTGGAGGCCGGCATCGAACGGGCGGGCGCCTTCGCCGCGGTGTCCAGCGGGGACAACTCCAACATCATCTCCGCCAGGGTCGCCCGTGAGAACTTCGGCATCGAGCAGGTGGTCGCGCGGATCTACGACCACAAGCGGGCCGCGGTGTACGAGCGCCTCGGCATCCCGACCGTGGCCACCGTGCCGTGGACCACCGACCGGTTCCTGCGCACCCTGCTGCCCGACGGCGTGGCCTCGGCGTGGCGGGACCCCTCCGGCAACGTCGCGCTGCTGCAGCTGCCGCTGCACGAGGGCTGGGTCGGGCACAGCGTCAACGCGCTGCAGCAGGCCATCGGCGCACGGGTGGCGTTCATCATGCGGTTCGGCACCGGTGTGCTGCCCGACGGCAAGAGCGTGGTGCAGGCCGACGACGTCGTCTGGGTGGCGGCGCGTTCGGGCACGGTCGGTGACGTGACGAGCGTGGCCGCTCGCGCCCCGGAGGAGGAAGACTGATGCGGGTCGCGATCGCGGGCGCGGGCGCCGTCGGGCAGTCCATCGCCACCGAGCTCATCGACGGCAACCACCAGGTGATGCTGATCGAGCGGGAGGTCGACCACTTCGAGCCGGAGTCCGTCCCGCAGGCGGACTGGGTGCTGGGCGACGCGTGCGAGGTGTCCATCCTCGAGGAGTCCGGCATCGAACGCTGCGACGTGGTGATCGCCGCGACCGGCGACGACAAGGCCAACCTCGTGGTGTCGCTGCTGGCGAAGACGGAGTTCGCGGTGCGCCGTGTGGTGGCGCGGGTGAACAGCCCCGGCAACGAATGGCTGTTCACCGACGCCTGGGGCGTGGACGTGGCCGTGTCGACCCCGCGGATGCTCGCCGCGATGGTCGAGGAGGCGGTGAGCGTCGGCGATCTGGTGCGGCTCATGACGTTCCGGCAGAGCCAGGCGAGCCTGGTGGAGATCACCCTGCCCGAGGAGACGCCGCTGGCGGGCCGCCCGGTGAGCGATCTGTCGCTGCCACGCGACGCCGCACTGGTGACGATCCTGCGCGGCGACCGGGTCATCGTGCCGCAGCCGGAGGACCCGCTGGAGGCCGGCGACGAGCTGCTGTTCGTGGCCACCTCGGACGTGGAGCCCGAGATCCGGTCCGCACTGGGCTACTGAAGTCCCCTCGGCGCTGCTGAGTCCCCTCGCGGCTGCCGGCCGGAAGTCCGTGAAGGCCTCCTTCAGGGACCTGGAGTCCGTCGAGGAGGCCTTCACGGACCCTGCTGAAGTGAGGTCAGGGTGAAGCGCGGTCAGGCGTCGGGGGCCGGGGTGGGGGCTTCCGCGTACTTGCGGCGCAGCCGTGCCTCGACCTCGGCGTCGGTTTCCGGCTTCGGTTCCGCTTCGGCGACCGCCTTCAGTCGCTTGTCCGAACGGCGGACCGCCCACACGACCACGAGCAGGCCCAGCGCGTACAGCGGGTAGCCCATCGCGATTTTGGCGAAGGCGAGCCAGCCGGTGTAGTCGCTGTCGTACAGCCAGCGCTGCACCACGAACCGGGCGGCGAAGACGAGCGCGAGCGCGAGCGTGGCGATGTCGTACCCGCGCAGCGACGGCTTGTCCTTGCGCCAGGCGTTGCCGGTGCCGTTCAGCGCGTTCCACACCACGCCGGCCAGCGGCCAGCGCACCACGATGGACAGCACGAAGACCCCGCAGTACACCAGGCTCGACCAGATGCCGAAGAGGAAGAACCCCTTCGCCGAACCGGTGCGGAACGCGATGAAGGCCGCGATCGCCACCCCGAAGAACCCGGAGATGGCCGGCTGCAGCGGCTCCTTGCGCACGATCCGCAGCACGGTGATCGCCACCGCGCTGCCGAGCGAGCCCCAGATCGCCACGGTCAGCCCGAAGAACGCGTTCAGGAGCACGAACACGATCACCGGCAGGGACGAGTAGAACAGGCCGGACAGCCCGCCCATCTGCTCCAGCAGCGTCGGCTGCCGCTGCGGCTCTTCGCTTTCGCCGGGCTCGTCGGATCCGGGCGCGTCCCGGTCGTCGCGGGGGGCGGGTTCAGTCACGAGTGTCGATCACCCTACGGGGCTCTGGAGTTCGTAGTACGGGTTGTAGAGCACCTTGTGCCCATCCCGTTCGGCCATCCGGCCGCGGACCTTGACGGTGCGCCCGGGCTCGATGCCGGGGATCCGGCGCCTGCCCAGCCAGATTAGCGTCACGCCCTGCGTCCCGTCGAACAGCTCCGCCTGCAGCGTCGCCGCGCCGTCGGTCGGGCACAGCTCCACACTGCGCAACCTGCCGAGCACCGTGACCTCTTCGCCGGAGCGGCAGTCACAGGCCCGCTGCGCACCTTCGGCCCCGGACCTTTCGGACATCTCGTCGGCGTCGAGCTCCTCGACGTCGCTGGTCAGCTTGCGAACCAGCCGGCTGAAGTAGCCGCCGTCCTTGGCGGACATGGTGTGCTCCTGTGCTCCGGGGCCCCGGCTTCGGCGGCCCGTGCGTCTCCAGCGTAGCTGCGGTCCCAGCAAGGGAAACCGGTTTGCGGCAAGATCGCAACGTGACGTCCGCAATCGACGTCCCGGCCGCCGTGCTGCTGCCGGGGACCGGCTCCGACGAGGTGTTCGTGCGGTCGGTCTTCGCCGGTCCGCTGGCCGCGCTCGGGGTGCCACTGCACACCCCGGCCCCGGTCCCCGGCGAAGGGCTCGCCGAGGGCTTCCTGGACGCACTGGACCGGCTTTCCGCGCGGTACGGCGCGGTGCTGGCCGGCGGGATCTCCTTCGGCGCGCACCTCGCCGCGGAGTGGGCGGTGGCGCATCCGGGCCGTTGCGCCGGCCTGCTCGCCGCTCTCCCGGCCTGGTACGGCGAACCCGGCCCAGCACCCGCCGCGCTCTCCGCGACGTTCACCGCGGATCTGGTGGCCGCGCACGGCGTGTCCGCCGCGCTGGCGCAAGCGGAAGCGGGCAGCCCGCCGTGGCTCGCCGCGGAGCTGGGCCGGGCCTGGCCGCGCCACGGCGACGGACTGGAGGCCGGACTCCGCGTGGCGGCGGGCCGGGCGGCGCCCACCCTCGCAGCTTTACGGGGCCTGAACGTGCCGGCCGGGATCGGCGCGTGCACCGACGACCCGGTCCACCCGGCCGCCGTCGCCCGCACGTGGGCGGAGGCGCTGCCCCACGCCGCGTGCGCGGAGACCACCCTGACCGCACTCGGCGCGGACCGCGAGTCCCTGGGCCGCGCGACGGTGCTGGCCTACCTGCGAGCACGCTGAACGACGCCGTGCCCGTGAAGCCGCGAGGGGCTTTCACGGACTCCGGTGCGAGCCGGCTGGTCCGGCTGCTCAGTTCTGCTGTTCGGCGATGTGCTGGGCGACCGCCTCCGGCAGGGTGATCGGCAGCGGACTGCGCACCGGCATCGGCGAGCTACCGCGGTCGACCACAGTGCGCCGCACGATGGCTCGCAGCACTTCCGGGGCCTGCGCGGCGGACGACTGCGGTCCGGCGATCACGCCGCGCAGCATCCACCGCGGGCCGTCGACGCCGACGAACCGGAGCCCGACGTCCCCGACGATGGCCGAGAGCTCCATGCCCCACTCACCGCGGCCGACGTTGACCTTCGCTCCGTCCGCGCGCAGCTGGTCGGCGAGCTCCGTGCTCACCTCGCGCCACAGCCCGCCCGAGCCCGGCGCGGCGTAGGCGCTCACGGTGACCTGGCCGTGCTCGGTCACGATGTGCACCGCGCGCACGCCGCCCGCGTCCGGGTCCATCTCGACCTGCACCTGCGAACCGTCCGGCACCGGCACCTTCACCGAGCCGAGGTCGATCCGCGGGATCCCGTCGTCCTCGGCCTCGGCCGCGTCGAACGGCCCGTCGGAGGTCTCCGACAGCTGGTCCTCGGGTTCGATCGCGTCGCCGGCGGCATCAGCGTCGGCGGCGGCGCCGGTGCCCTCCGGCTCGGCCTCCGGGTCCCGGCCCTTGCCGCCGGATCCGCGCCTGCGTCCGAAAATCCCCACTAGTGCTCCGTTCCTTCCCCGCTGTCGCCGCCGCTGCCGGGCGTCTGTCCCCCCAGTGTGGCGTGCCCGCCGGTCGAGCCGTAGCCGCCCGCGCCGCGTTCGCTGCCGCCGAGCTCGGCGACCTCGACGAACTCCGCCTGTTCCACGCGCTGCACCACGAGCTGCGCGATCCGATCGCCGCGCGAGAGGGCGAGCTTCTCCCGCGGATCGTGGTTGATCAAGCACACCCGGATCTCACCGCGGTACCCCGAATCGATCGTGCCGGGCGTGTTCACCACCGACAGCCCGGCACGGGCGGCGAGGCCGGAGCGCGGATGCACGAACCCGGCGTACCCGGGCGGCAGCGCGATCGCGATCCCGGTGCCGACCACCCCGCGCTCCCCGGGCCCGAGCACGATATCCGAGGTGGTGACGAGGTCGGCCCCGGCGTCGCCGGGCCGCGCGTAGCCGGGCGGCGGGACATCCGGGTCGAGCCGCTGGAGGAGTACCTGAACGCTGGACACGGGCGGCGAGACTACCCTGGTCGCGTGGCTGATCGCGTGAACACCGCCGTGCCCGGCGCCGTCCGGCATTCCGAACGGCTGTACGTGCCGTGGTGGGGATGGCTCCTGCCGATGCTCGGGGCGGTCCTGCTGGGCATCGAGATCCACCTCGGGTACCCGTCGGTGCCGGTGTGGATCCCGCTTCCGGTGGCGGTGCTGGTGATGGCGGCGCTGCTGCTGTCGCTGGGCCGTTCCCGGGTCCGCGTGAGCGGCGGCGCGGAACCGGAGCTGTGGGTGGGTGACGCCCACCTGCCCCTGCGCTTCGCCGGCGAGCCCGAGGTGCTGACCGGGGACGCCAAACGCCACGCACTGGGCCGCGACGGCGACCCGGCCGCCTTCGTCCTGCACCGCGGCTGGGTGGGCCCGGCGGTCCGCATCCGCCTGACCGACCCCGCCGACCCGACCCCGTACTGGCTCTTCAGCACCCGCAAACCCGAACGAGTGGCGAAGCTGCTCCGCGGCGAGGCCTGAACCGGCTTCCCTTCCGCCGGCCGGCCGGACCACGCGTCCGCGAGGCCTCCGGACGCGGAAGAGGGCCGGCCCGGGTGGGCCGGCCCTCTTTACCCAGCTCGTGCGGCGTGCGCCCCCGCTGCCGCGACTGTGGTTCCCCTGATCCCGTTCCCCGGCGGTGGCCGTGGATCCCCTCGAGCCGCCCCGTCCGGGGGCGCTCAGGCGCAGTCGCGGCAGATCAGCCGGCCGCCGGATTCCTCGGCGAGCCTGCTGCGGTGGTGCACCAGGAAGCACACGGAGCAGGTGAACTCGTCGGCCTGCTTCGGCACGACCTTCACCGTCATGTCCTCGCCCGAGAGCCCGGACAGGTCCGCGCCGGGCAGTTCGAAGTTCTCCGCGTTCGCGTCCTCGTCGACGTCGACGACGCCGGACTGGTTCTCGTTGCGCCGCGCCTTCAGCTCCTCCAACGAGTCTTCGGCCAGCTCGTCGGCTTCGCTGCGGCGCGGAGCGTCGTAGTCGGTAGCCATGGTGTCCCTCACCCCTGCGAATCAGCTTGTCGTCTACCCCGGCCCCGGGCGGACCCGGATCCGGTCGTGCCGCTGGTCAACGTTCCAGCGCCCCGGTTTGTGCCCGGCGCGCGCAGTGACCGAGGTCTCA carries:
- a CDS encoding OB-fold nucleic acid binding domain-containing protein, whose translation is MSAKDGGYFSRLVRKLTSDVEELDADEMSERSGAEGAQRACDCRSGEEVTVLGRLRSVELCPTDGAATLQAELFDGTQGVTLIWLGRRRIPGIEPGRTVKVRGRMAERDGHKVLYNPYYELQSPVG
- a CDS encoding DUF3159 domain-containing protein; the encoded protein is MTEPAPRDDRDAPGSDEPGESEEPQRQPTLLEQMGGLSGLFYSSLPVIVFVLLNAFFGLTVAIWGSLGSAVAITVLRIVRKEPLQPAISGFFGVAIAAFIAFRTGSAKGFFLFGIWSSLVYCGVFVLSIVVRWPLAGVVWNALNGTGNAWRKDKPSLRGYDIATLALALVFAARFVVQRWLYDSDYTGWLAFAKIAMGYPLYALGLLVVVWAVRRSDKRLKAVAEAEPKPETDAEVEARLRRKYAEAPTPAPDA
- a CDS encoding alpha/beta fold hydrolase; translation: MTSAIDVPAAVLLPGTGSDEVFVRSVFAGPLAALGVPLHTPAPVPGEGLAEGFLDALDRLSARYGAVLAGGISFGAHLAAEWAVAHPGRCAGLLAALPAWYGEPGPAPAALSATFTADLVAAHGVSAALAQAEAGSPPWLAAELGRAWPRHGDGLEAGLRVAAGRAAPTLAALRGLNVPAGIGACTDDPVHPAAVARTWAEALPHAACAETTLTALGADRESLGRATVLAYLRAR
- a CDS encoding DUF3710 domain-containing protein, which gives rise to MGIFGRRRGSGGKGRDPEAEPEGTGAAADADAAGDAIEPEDQLSETSDGPFDAAEAEDDGIPRIDLGSVKVPVPDGSQVQVEMDPDAGGVRAVHIVTEHGQVTVSAYAAPGSGGLWREVSTELADQLRADGAKVNVGRGEWGMELSAIVGDVGLRFVGVDGPRWMLRGVIAGPQSSAAQAPEVLRAIVRRTVVDRGSSPMPVRSPLPITLPEAVAQHIAEQQN
- a CDS encoding potassium channel family protein, encoding MHVVIMGCGRVGASLAAALERLGHEVAVIDKSQQAFRRLGSDFHGQQVVGVGFDRQVLVEAGIERAGAFAAVSSGDNSNIISARVARENFGIEQVVARIYDHKRAAVYERLGIPTVATVPWTTDRFLRTLLPDGVASAWRDPSGNVALLQLPLHEGWVGHSVNALQQAIGARVAFIMRFGTGVLPDGKSVVQADDVVWVAARSGTVGDVTSVAARAPEEED
- a CDS encoding potassium channel family protein; translation: MRVAIAGAGAVGQSIATELIDGNHQVMLIEREVDHFEPESVPQADWVLGDACEVSILEESGIERCDVVIAATGDDKANLVVSLLAKTEFAVRRVVARVNSPGNEWLFTDAWGVDVAVSTPRMLAAMVEEAVSVGDLVRLMTFRQSQASLVEITLPEETPLAGRPVSDLSLPRDAALVTILRGDRVIVPQPEDPLEAGDELLFVATSDVEPEIRSALGY
- a CDS encoding DUF3093 domain-containing protein translates to MADRVNTAVPGAVRHSERLYVPWWGWLLPMLGAVLLGIEIHLGYPSVPVWIPLPVAVLVMAALLLSLGRSRVRVSGGAEPELWVGDAHLPLRFAGEPEVLTGDAKRHALGRDGDPAAFVLHRGWVGPAVRIRLTDPADPTPYWLFSTRKPERVAKLLRGEA
- a CDS encoding DUF4193 domain-containing protein, whose translation is MATDYDAPRRSEADELAEDSLEELKARRNENQSGVVDVDEDANAENFELPGADLSGLSGEDMTVKVVPKQADEFTCSVCFLVHHRSRLAEESGGRLICRDCA
- the dut gene encoding dUTP diphosphatase, with translation MSSVQVLLQRLDPDVPPPGYARPGDAGADLVTTSDIVLGPGERGVVGTGIAIALPPGYAGFVHPRSGLAARAGLSVVNTPGTIDSGYRGEIRVCLINHDPREKLALSRGDRIAQLVVQRVEQAEFVEVAELGGSERGAGGYGSTGGHATLGGQTPGSGGDSGEGTEH